The stretch of DNA ACGTTCCCCGAGGTGAAGCAGGTGTCGACCGGGGATCTTTCGCGCATTCTCGAGTCGTCGGCTGAAGGGGCGGTCCTGCTACTGGATACTCGCAGGGAGAACGAGTTCGCAGTAAGCCATCTGGAGGGCGCCGTTCGGCTCGATCCCGACACAAGTGATGACAACCTTGCGAAGATCGCGGATCGGGTGGGCCCGATCATTACGTATTGCTCGGTTGGCTATCGTTCGTCCGGCGTAGCCAGGCGACTCCTCAGGGCGGGCTGCCAGGACGTGCGCAACCTGGAGGGTTCGATTTTCAAGTGGGCAAATGAGGGGCGCGCGGTCGTGCGTGACGGAACGACGGTCAGAGAAGTTCACCCCTACAACGAGTCCTGGGGCAAGCTTCTTCGTGCAGACCTTCGCTCGGAAAGGCCGAAGTAGGCGGACGCGGTCTCCGGCCTGCTCAGACACGAGCAGGAGTCGACTCATTCTGCCACGAGGACCACGACCTATACGCGCCGCCGGGTATCGGAGAGTTCGATTGCAGCGGGGCGATGCAGATTCTTACAGGTGCATAGCCGCCGACTCGACCCGGGAAGCAACTACTTCACTCCCATGCCGGCTCTCAGCCGGATGCATGGTCGTACGGATCGGGCGAGTCGAGCGATTACGGATCAGGATCCTGGAGCGCTACGGTCTGACCGCACAAGGGGCATCTTGATCAGAGCGGCGAGCGAGTCCGCCTCAGGACCTGCGAACTGGTCAAGGCCGAACTCGATCTCATGAGGATCGGGGCGAAGCCGGAACGACCGGGCCGCCCGATCCCAGAACGAAAACAGGGCACTGTAATTCGAGTCCGTTTCCACCATCAAGCGCGAGTGATGGACCTTGTGCATGGCCGGCGTGACAATCACGGTCCGGAGAATTCGGTCAAGTCGTGGGGGGACCCCAATGTTTGCGTGA from Rhodothermales bacterium encodes:
- a CDS encoding rhodanese-like domain-containing protein, with product MQLRIVEDRAVSFWQQGGTNGEPVEHMKAIANPFRAFRWFALQRFIRTTFPEVKQVSTGDLSRILESSAEGAVLLLDTRRENEFAVSHLEGAVRLDPDTSDDNLAKIADRVGPIITYCSVGYRSSGVARRLLRAGCQDVRNLEGSIFKWANEGRAVVRDGTTVREVHPYNESWGKLLRADLRSERPK